One Paraburkholderia phytofirmans OLGA172 genomic window carries:
- the rpsN gene encoding 30S ribosomal protein S14, translating into MAKLALIEREKKRARLAAKYAPKRAELKAIIGDMSKSDEEHYAARLELQQLPRNSNPTRKRNRCAITGRPRGTFRKFGLARNKIREIAFRGEIPGLTKASW; encoded by the coding sequence GTGGCTAAACTGGCACTGATCGAACGTGAAAAGAAGCGTGCTCGCCTGGCCGCTAAGTACGCTCCCAAGCGTGCTGAGCTGAAAGCGATCATTGGCGATATGAGCAAGTCGGACGAAGAGCATTACGCAGCACGTCTGGAACTGCAACAACTGCCGCGCAACTCTAACCCGACCCGTAAGCGCAATCGTTGCGCAATTACCGGTCGCCCGCGTGGCACGTTCCGTAAATTCGGGCTGGCGCGTAACAAGATTCGCGAAATCGCGTTCCGCGGCGAGATCCCTGGCCTGACCAAGGCGAGCTGGTAA
- the rpsH gene encoding 30S ribosomal protein S8, which yields MSMSDPIADMLTRIRNAQMVEKVSVTMPSSKVKVAIAQVLKDEGYIDDFAVKSEGAKSELNIVLKYYAGRPVIERIERVSKPGLRVYRGRNDIPVVMNGLGVAIVSTPKGVMTDRKARATGVGGEVICYVA from the coding sequence ATGAGCATGAGTGATCCTATCGCCGATATGCTGACTCGCATCCGCAATGCGCAGATGGTTGAGAAAGTTTCGGTGACAATGCCCTCGTCGAAAGTCAAGGTTGCGATTGCGCAGGTCCTGAAGGACGAAGGCTATATCGATGATTTCGCAGTGAAGTCCGAAGGTGCGAAGTCTGAATTGAACATCGTGTTGAAGTACTACGCTGGCCGTCCGGTGATCGAGCGCATTGAACGCGTTTCGAAGCCTGGTCTGCGTGTGTACCGCGGCCGTAACGACATTCCCGTGGTCATGAATGGCCTCGGCGTGGCAATCGTGTCGACGCCGAAGGGCGTGATGACGGACCGCAAGGCGCGTGCAACGGGCGTTGGCGGCGAAGTCATCTGCTACGTCGCTTAA